A region of Shewanella psychromarinicola DNA encodes the following proteins:
- the rnr gene encoding ribonuclease R, translated as MINDPHFEREQDKYDNPIPSREYILEYLRAQKSPVTRDKIAEALTITEEVPLEALRRRLRAMERDGQLVFTRGQSYGLPERMDLLSGTVLGHRDGFGFFKPDEGGDDLFINNRDMLMYFHGDKVLAQKAGTDRRGRREARIVRLVHERTAALVGRYHVDSGMGFVIADDRRITQEILIASEDTFGARAGDVVVVELTRRPGRFVKAAAKVTEVLGKTMAPGMEIEIALRNYDLPHTWSEIIEKKLKRIPDEVTEDDKLGRVDLRHLPLVTIDGEDARDFDDAVYAEAKPSGGWRLWVAIADVSHYVRTDSALDTEAHSRGNSVYFPSQVIPMLPEKISNGLCSLKPQVDRLCMVAEMTISAAGKLSGTKFYSAVMHSHARFTYTQVAAMLEGGAIAPEHEALFPHLLCLQSLYLTLDKRRAERGAIAFETLETQFIFNEQRKIDKIVPRGRNQAHKIIEECMILANVASAKFVKKHKGEVLYRVHEAPSAQKLANFKEFLAERGLSMDGGLEPTPTDYQNIMLKIADRPDFELIQVMLLRSMRQAVYSPDNEGHFGLALEAYSHFTSPIRRYPDLVLHRVIKYLLAKEQGDVNDKWTRDGGYLYQLEELDLLGEECSTTERRADEATRDVSDWLKCEYMQDHVGDTFDAVIASVTSFGLFVRLNELFIDGLVHISSLASDYYKFDPMRQRLIGENTRQVYQVGDEVTVKVAAVNLDDRQIDLLMVGDNSKGAGKPARKGSKPSTARERVNAEGAKSARGKSTGKSDKPKSDKPKSDKPKSDKPKSDKPKSDKPKPSKRRSSGKASSPAAKPAVANNSSAVEQKADATKPNSSVKKNPAKRSKR; from the coding sequence ATGATCAACGATCCTCATTTTGAGAGAGAACAAGACAAGTACGACAATCCTATTCCTAGCCGTGAGTATATTTTAGAATACTTGCGTGCACAAAAGTCTCCTGTTACCCGCGATAAAATTGCCGAAGCATTAACCATTACTGAAGAAGTGCCATTAGAAGCGCTTCGTCGCCGTTTACGCGCAATGGAACGTGATGGGCAATTAGTCTTTACCCGCGGGCAAAGCTATGGCTTACCTGAACGGATGGATTTATTGTCTGGTACGGTTTTAGGCCATCGCGATGGATTTGGCTTTTTTAAGCCAGATGAAGGCGGTGATGACTTATTTATTAATAATCGCGATATGCTGATGTATTTCCATGGTGATAAAGTGCTCGCTCAAAAAGCGGGTACCGATCGTCGTGGTCGCCGTGAAGCACGTATTGTCCGACTAGTACATGAGCGAACCGCAGCGTTAGTTGGACGTTATCACGTCGACAGCGGTATGGGCTTTGTGATTGCAGATGACCGACGTATTACCCAAGAAATATTAATCGCCAGCGAAGATACGTTTGGCGCTCGCGCCGGTGATGTGGTTGTTGTTGAATTAACTCGTCGTCCAGGTCGTTTTGTTAAAGCAGCAGCAAAAGTGACTGAAGTCTTGGGTAAGACAATGGCACCGGGTATGGAAATCGAAATTGCGTTACGTAATTATGATTTACCCCATACTTGGTCTGAGATTATTGAGAAAAAACTTAAACGTATTCCCGACGAAGTCACCGAAGACGATAAGTTAGGTCGCGTTGATTTACGTCATTTACCGTTGGTCACCATTGATGGCGAAGATGCCCGTGATTTTGACGATGCGGTATACGCTGAAGCAAAACCAAGTGGTGGCTGGCGTTTATGGGTTGCGATTGCTGATGTGAGCCATTATGTACGTACTGATTCTGCATTAGATACTGAGGCTCACTCACGAGGTAACTCAGTATATTTTCCGTCGCAAGTTATTCCAATGTTGCCTGAGAAAATCTCTAACGGCTTGTGTTCATTAAAGCCCCAGGTCGATCGTTTGTGCATGGTGGCCGAGATGACCATTTCTGCTGCCGGCAAATTATCGGGAACCAAGTTTTATTCTGCAGTAATGCACTCTCATGCTCGTTTTACTTACACTCAAGTGGCCGCGATGCTTGAAGGTGGCGCTATTGCGCCTGAGCACGAAGCGTTATTCCCACATTTATTGTGTTTGCAGTCATTATATCTCACCTTAGATAAGCGTCGTGCAGAGCGTGGGGCAATTGCATTTGAAACCCTAGAAACGCAGTTTATCTTTAATGAGCAGCGTAAAATTGACAAAATCGTCCCAAGAGGTCGTAACCAAGCGCATAAGATCATCGAAGAATGTATGATTTTAGCCAACGTGGCTTCAGCTAAGTTTGTTAAAAAACACAAAGGCGAAGTGCTATACCGTGTTCATGAAGCTCCATCGGCGCAAAAACTGGCTAATTTTAAAGAGTTTCTTGCTGAACGCGGCTTAAGTATGGATGGTGGACTCGAGCCGACACCGACAGACTATCAAAATATCATGCTGAAAATAGCCGATCGCCCTGACTTTGAGCTAATTCAAGTGATGTTATTGCGCTCTATGCGTCAAGCAGTCTATAGCCCAGATAACGAAGGTCACTTTGGTTTGGCATTAGAAGCGTATTCGCATTTTACCTCGCCAATTCGCCGTTACCCTGATTTGGTTTTGCATCGAGTGATCAAATATTTGCTCGCAAAAGAGCAGGGCGATGTTAACGATAAGTGGACGCGGGATGGGGGTTATCTCTACCAACTTGAAGAATTAGATTTATTAGGTGAAGAATGCTCTACCACTGAGCGTCGCGCTGATGAAGCAACTCGCGATGTCAGTGATTGGCTGAAATGTGAATATATGCAAGATCATGTCGGCGATACCTTCGATGCAGTTATTGCCTCAGTCACTAGTTTTGGATTGTTTGTCAGACTTAACGAATTATTTATTGATGGGCTGGTGCATATTTCAAGCCTGGCCAGTGACTACTATAAATTTGATCCTATGCGCCAACGATTAATTGGTGAAAATACTCGCCAAGTATACCAAGTGGGTGATGAAGTGACCGTTAAAGTTGCCGCGGTTAATCTTGATGATCGTCAAATTGACTTGTTGATGGTGGGTGACAACAGTAAAGGCGCGGGTAAACCTGCACGCAAAGGCAGCAAACCTTCAACCGCTCGTGAACGAGTGAATGCAGAAGGGGCTAAATCGGCACGGGGTAAATCGACAGGTAAATCTGATAAACCTAAGTCGGATAAGCCTAAATCGGATAAGCCTAAATCTGATAAACCTAAGTC